From Impatiens glandulifera chromosome 7, dImpGla2.1, whole genome shotgun sequence:
GACgatttcacaaaaataaaaatcatatttaaaaataaatttattatttagaagaGAATCTATCAATAGCAAACAAGGTAGGATCTATGTGGTCTTTGGAGGTTTGCTTtttcatttcttctttttcccCACATAACAACACTATTGTATTGCCGCGTATACTTTTTATTCTCATCGCATCTATATGTCAActtctttatttgaaaatgatatatatgtcaactatttttattatatttttcttttatagtaTGAAACTCTTGTTTTAATAAACCAAGTTCCCTTAAAATTTGTAAACAAGATGgatgaataaaagaaatatcCAATTTATCCATGAGGTTAAATCGAGATACTCAAATTAtctataaactaaaaatatatcatcaacaaaacaatcacatttattaaaacaataattatttacaatGTAATTTTTCACAATAACTTAatcatatgtatattttttataatataaatttttaaataattcattaatttataaaattaaataatttaattaaaatacaatatttttaatatgtaatttttatatatttaaaagtattaaataattttttatatatttaaaagtattaaaataatataaatgtattaaacatttatatatatagacagAATTCAATATTGAGTCCTAgacaacaatattaatatttttaacttcttCAAGTTCCAGTATAATCcaattactgtttataaataataagacTAATGGATTTATTATCATTGGGTTCCAGATTTGATTACTATTGAAAATCTAGATTAAAAGTTGGGTCATTGTGGTATTTTTTAttagatcatttaaaaaatacttactTTATATGGATATAAATTTGTATGTATATAAATGAGAAGTTGTGAATGAATTTTTAATCTTTGCTTAACTATATTATGTTTGCAAATATAATCTGAATACGTTCAAATGAGATACATGTTTTagttaaataattgaaataagaacaatataaataaataaagtagttaacaattatatatatataaatatatatatatatatattacattatttttaagaaaaataattaaagagagaatgatgtgaaaattttgattggttaaaaaaataataaaaattctctATCTACTCTTCctccttatatttttttttaccaaccAATAATATGATGACACGGTAATttcttttctcattttctctCCCCATATCATTACTCTATTTGACTAATCTCTACGGGTTAAGGTCATCTTCAACCAAAATACTTATTTTCAAACCCAAAATACAGTAAGaatcacatcaaacagtaattcatctccaactcaaaaactcaaaaaaatattttcaaaatattcttttttataataatttttaatttttttaatattatctatatatttatctaaaattagaaattaaaccCGTAACTTtataacaacttattaattacttttaaattcttattcaattaaaattatttttttataaaattaatataaataaatttttatcaatattgtttattattataaatttataatacgtaaaaaatataaatatataaaaaaaaaattaaatataaattaatcatataaacaaattaaaattatcatgaattaaacatataaataaataaaacatgtaaacaaattaaaatataaataaattaaaatataaatagattatataaattaattaaaaacaaactaaaatgactgaaatgaaagttttgaaaacttttgagTATATGAACAGTATTCCTGTATATTTGAGTTTGGAGGGGATAGATTTTGCAAGAAAACAAAAAATGCAGTTGAGTTTGcaggtgggttggagatgatctaAGCATAGCCTACAAATCTACTCAACCAACTTAACTAAACGAGCAGAACTTGTCGTCTAACGGGCTCAAATCTAGTACCTTAGAGAGGTTCAGGACCTTAGAGGTTCAAAGAAGAGGAAATTActattcacttttttttttatctaaaatggtatcaaagtttttattaatatattttcttttgaacaAAACTTGGAGGCAAAATTGTAAATTTGTTAAGTTAAAAATCAGAATAGTTGAGACAATGTCTTTGAATGATGAGAGATTTCAGATTGATTGAGTGATGGTGTGAGACAAATAAAGAGTTTATGGTCGACATCAAATTTTATAGTCGATATCAACTTTTATagtcaatatttattttatcgaATTTTATATTCAGCATTAACTTGTAtagttgatatttattttatcgaTAATGAAGTTGTCATCAATTTGTGTAGTATGGATATATGTATTaatgtgtgttgaaaacaagATAAGAATATGTGACTAATGAGACGAAGAAGAGATGAAGTATCAACCAAGAAAGCACGATAAATGATACAAGATTTACATGGAAATCCAAGACGAAAAAAATCACGGACAAAATAGGAAAAATTCACTATGGTTAAAGTAGAAAATTACAACttaaaaagagaagaagaattaTGTCAAATATTATGTGTGTGAATGTTGTGAATAAAACTTTaactaaaaacatatatttataagtcACATAATTGGATCTGGTGAGCACAATATCAAACCgttagaattttatattatattatattatatatattattattgcgAGCCTAGGTTTAGGTCCCGGTCAAAACTCATATAGGTCATCATAATCTAATAATGTGGGATGACAATAGTggataaagttttaaaattatgtgtGTTGATGGCTAAGATATGATGGGGTTTCAAAAATCGATAACGTGACGTAATTTGattggctaaaaaaataataattttgttctcTCTTTTATCTCTCCTCACCctttattcttttttaagtCACTGATGtggtgacacatcattccctctccTATCACTTCTTCAACAAAAATATGGAAAAACTGGAGAAtggagaagaaaaaataaacatataaaagaTTGGTAGAtagattttgatattttcaagaaaataatttattaattaaaagtaacACTTTTATGGTGTTATGAAATAAGAGTGTAAGTAGATACTAGATACTATTTAACATAGAATTAATAATCTTATATTCTCCTCTCTAACCCAATTGATAATTGTGGATGTTAACCCAATTGATAATTGTGGATGTTAAGTTGAATGAATAATAGGATAGTAagttaaataattgaaatagaaaccatatcaacaaaaaaaataaaaatagttgtttcttttatatttagtactcttattttacttttatttataacattagtattttataagttaaaattgaaaactaaaattattattcttaaagtGTCTCTACATATTAAATCACTATTATACCAAATATTTCTATTAATagtaatatttttctcaaacctTCTCACTCACATTTGCATTTTCACAAACAAataaggtttattttttaaataatttatcaaatactACTTGACTCTCTTATGgtcaattatatcatttaatttattttgaaaaatatatattttatcatcatatattaatagatttaaataaaaaaaattaatattaattataattataatttttttaaataactaatccCTTGTCGAACCAAGGCCCAAGTTCTAAGTGTGCTGACCCGAATTCGAGTGAGTTTATTTATAGATATAATGATTTTGAGTaggttaagatttttttataaaaagattaaagagtattaatatataataataagataaaaaatgataatttaaaatataaaataatttattattttgaataatgaattaagtgatataataaataaaaaatagagtaaaataatgtttgtttaagatgtgttatttaaataattgaaatcaAACAGCACCTCAAGATTAGGATAAAAGTTTGATGTTAATGTTCCCTCTCATCTTTCCTAACTCTTTTGTCCTTGGTagtttttttccaaaataaaaaaataattaagaaataaaaaaaggaaTAGAAGCTGAGATAGAAAATTGTGAGTATCAAACAAGACCTATATAGAGTTGAAATAGTCCCCACTCTCTATCTCTGAGGTACACTTTTACACATGCAAATAAATGCAAAGCACTTGTTCTTGTAATTCATATTCCCTTCCTTGTTCGTACACATCCATCTTCCAGCGTTCAGCAACGCACAAACAGGCCCTCAGACAACAATGGAAGATTGTGGTCCTCCACATATACTTCTCTCTCTATCTGTGTgtctctcaaaaaaaaaaaaattattataattcctCCCCAATAAATGTCCATCATGATTCTCCACTGTTTACAGTACTACTATTCACATtcataataaactaaataataatctatcttcttcttcatccccACCCCACCCCACCAGTACCAGATATTGGAATCCATGAATGGAAACAGAGGATCATCAACACTTGAAGCTGCTGCAAAACAGAGATTGAAGGTTAAGAAGGAGACGACGACTCTAttcccatcatcatcatcctccgATGTTGCCTctgcagcagcagcagctgaTCAAGTGGATGAGGTCGACGTGGCGAATTATGCATTAATGGAAGATCAGGATAAGAGAAAGAGATCATCAGGCGTGAAGAAGCCGTTAGCTGGTGGTGGGACTGCAGGGAGGTGTTGTCAAGCGGAGAGGTGTACGGCGGATCTGACGGAGGCCAAGCTTTATCACCGTCGTCATAAGGTATGTGAACTTCATGCTAAGGCGCAGGCTGTCATCGTCGCCGGAATCCCACAGCGTTTCTGTCAGCAATGCAGCAGGTAATTAagtttcttttatttcatttttaaaaaccctatcaaaattaatataagaagAGTATAAATCAACagccaattttttatttattttaagaagcTAATTAAAGTGAAAGTTatcctaatttttaaataatattttaaacccTACACtctaatacatttatttttattgtttggctaattagaagaaaaaaattgaaattaattagaaataaagaAAGTTGAGACATATCAACGAACATATAAGAATCCAATATTCAGAGAAAGTTTATTCATTGTTtgcataataatatattacacagtaattttgtgtaataaattatttactcCTCCAGTGAATAAGTTGagtataatttgaataatatcaaatgtatctaataataaactaaataaattgagtataagtttaattaaaccTACCCtaaaagtttttataattttttttaataacttattattttatttttgaactccAAATATTCTATGTTTTAAGttcataatataattaagacgcgtttaaatttaataataaaaacaatataatatgaAAGTAGCACAAAATGCACCCAAAATATAATGGAATTTaaccatttataaaataataataataataaaatataaaacacaataataataataataataataataataataataaatagaaaaaacatAAGAATACTAGCATTAACTGGATCATAGATTTTCACTACAATAAACTAGTcgaaatattctaatttatactGATGGGATAATCCTATAATTTGCATATGTTTGCAATGAATCTGCACTTAATTGACACAAGAATAAAACATTCGGTTCACTAGTAAATAGTGatgaatttatttgatatattaaaattactttcATACTTTTGTAttagataaatttatattaattattctttttagaTTTGGATTTTGTAAGTATTTTTGTTCTCTTGATATTTATAACATAATCCAgtctctctctctataaatatatatattaaagggataattattcattttctcctccactttttttagataataatattaattattaaaacaatatatatatatataaactttttttatataataatattaattatttaaataatatatatatatatatgattttaaacatattaaaatatcatgtatattttaaaattattaattattcttataaatatatataaataaatcaataaattataataattactcAGTACATATtcaaacattaaacattaaataaaaaaaattaatagtattatatttattattttaaattataatattatatatacaatgaactttttaaattgattaatatatttttttattttaaatgttttatgtattataaaaaGATGGAGAGTGATTTAATTATACtgtatctaaataaaaattaaaatgattaattattatatttttatattggtATTTATAACTATtcattatttatgaaaatatatataatacttttataaaatataaatatatatattcaaatatcaaataaaaataattatcctactatattttcatatattttaaataatttataaatatttattactttaatttataatattattgaagttgtacatttttatataaaatattatcttattatttttaaataaaaataataattaatattactgtttataaaaaaaagtaattatattatttttgaaaaaaaaatattattaaataaaaaaatgggaaataaaataataaataatatttaaataaaaataaaaacatatattaatgatattaaaatttaagattagtgaaagaaacatttaatttaataatacaagaaaaaaaatatatatataataaagaaaagaaaagaaaagaaaatagcCTTGTAAATATGCTCTAAAAAAAGTAAGTAAATTTAGAAAAAGACTTAAACTTGTACAAGAGTTTCATATGTAACCCaatctatatttatatgaatattaggAACTAAACTGATTGATGTAAGTAGTGAAAGTTTACAAGTTTATTTATAGATTCCACGAGGTGTCAGAGTTTGACGACGCCAAAAGAAGTTGCCGGAGGAGGCTGGCCGGGCACAATGAACGGAGGCGGAAGAGCACGGTGGAGACACAATTACCAGATGGAAGCTCCGGCAGCCGTGGCGGCGGCGGTGGCGGTGGCGGCGGCGGACAACAAGGATCGGAAAACAACGGTTGTGGACAAGTGGTGGATGAAAGAGGGAGGATTCAGTATCAGGATCCTAACTCTGGATCCAACTGCAACTACAAACACTTTCAAATCAGATAAACGACGTCGTCGTCTTCTTTAGCTTTCTCTCTTCtgtcatatcaattataataattaattaattaattaattattctaccCAATAAATATCATAATCATAATGAAGAAGCATCAAGAGAGtctattattctattattaataACTGGGGAGATTGAGTCTGATTCAAGTATTTCAACTCAAATCTTAATATCAGTCTGAGTTTTATTATTTGTcatttctaattatataataatatcgtAATTGTAACAATATTATCATTGAACGGTGATTGGATTTCAAGAATATTATTACCCAATTGCATATAGTAGTCTAATTTGAAAACACCCCAATACTAACatctataaattatattctcaatttatttacttaaaatattttttaaattttaaattttaaattttattattatatattaatatcaacacaatttttaaaattttaaaattatcacgTTTTATTCAACGTTTACATAATAAtctgttaaaataattttatgtaataaattaacGCAACAAATTATCGTCAAACACATTTTACGTTTAAACCTAATTTTGTTTACAAAAATTACactattgataatatataattattctctAGTTTTGCACTAGATTATACCAACAACAACCAAATTTAGATTTTAGTTTCTAtccaacttaaaatattatgattaaaattataattattatgttaaattgtaagaaatcaaattattaaaaaagacgttcattattttcaattgctttgtcacttttatttatttttcttgt
This genomic window contains:
- the LOC124910457 gene encoding squamosa promoter-binding-like protein 4 yields the protein MNGNRGSSTLEAAAKQRLKVKKETTTLFPSSSSSDVASAAAAADQVDEVDVANYALMEDQDKRKRSSGVKKPLAGGGTAGRCCQAERCTADLTEAKLYHRRHKVCELHAKAQAVIVAGIPQRFCQQCSRFHEVSEFDDAKRSCRRRLAGHNERRRKSTVETQLPDGSSGSRGGGGGGGGGGQQGSENNGCGQVVDERGRIQYQDPNSGSNCNYKHFQIR